In the Topomyia yanbarensis strain Yona2022 chromosome 3, ASM3024719v1, whole genome shotgun sequence genome, one interval contains:
- the LOC131688009 gene encoding uncharacterized protein LOC131688009: MLFISDLEPVAEDIVIRLEDVLEYVGDSVRPIREGLAVLSANHIVCIGYTSRSGMYIHAKGYVLQSSHPGGIPHEVSLKICQNHQFWDLNCSCKAGTRRCKHIVACLLRINQCNRLEKISCTDSAQAWGYSKIEKTSLWGAKLIQDLCCVRQRKPNICVDVGTKEQLLSESFRKIIAVSSQSAIAKHMVGRHENIIQFRTGISSIAHVHTDIYCTEQELQSVLFSGNDVTELAKTHFIDHSHQVFYEKFVCVTQQQRSRRITASSCYGLFTYSKNPKPNWEKKIYQYLKPSNFQTKSTRYGKQTEETAFLCYAQKRNPAIKKTGFVIKYEDPWIGGSPDGLDTMARIVLEIKCPAAGEEHDLHWIMANCSSTQRYVKIDGDAKYYLNKKHSYYAQCQVNMHILNCETTDFIVYSKQENDFIVIEVGYDKTFAEELLHVLKKKLFFRNFAKTV, encoded by the exons ATGTTATTTATTTCAGATCTAGAACCGGTCGCAGAAGATATCGTCATTCGACTTGAGGATGTGCTGGAGTATGTTGGTGATTCTGTTAGACCGATAAGGGAAGGCCTAGCGGTGTTAAGTGCTAACCATATTGTATGCATAGGTTACACCAGCAGATCTGGTATGTATATCCATGCCAAAGGATATGTTTTACAAAGCTCTCATCCTGGAGGGATCCCACACGAAGTGTCActcaaaatttgtcaaaatcacCAGTTTTGGGACCTGAATTGCTCTTGTAAGGCTGGTACAAGACGGTGTAAACATATCGTGGCGTGTTTGTTGCGAATCAACCA ATGCAACAGACTCGAAAAAATTTCCTGCACGGATTCTGCCCAGGCTTGGGgatattcaaaaattgaaaaaacaagTCTTTGGGGTGCAAAACTGATTCAAGACTTATGTTGTGTGAGGCAACGTAAACCCAACATTTGCGTTGACGTTGGAACGAAGGAGCAACTACTTTCAGAATCTTTTCGAAAGATTATCGCTG TATCATCTCAATCCGCAATTGCTAAGCATATGGTTGGACGTCACGAAAACATTATTCAATTTCGTACTGGTATAAGCTCTATTGCTCATGTACATACGGACATTTATTGTACAGAGCAGGAGTTGCAGTCTGTTCTTTTCAGTGGAAATGATGTGACAGAACTTGCTAAAACTCACTTCATTGATCATTCACACCAGGTTTTCTACGAAAAATTTGTATGTGTTACGCAGCAGCAG CGATCTAGGCGTATTACTGCAAGTTCATGCTACGGTCTGTTCACCTACTCCAAAAATCCAAAACCTAACTGGGAGAAAAAAATATACCAATATTTAAAACCCAGTAACTTCCAAACCAAAAGTACGCGCTATGGGAAGCAAACTGAGGAGACGGCTTTCTTGTGTTATGCACAAAAAAGGAATCCTGCCATTAAAAAAACTGGTTTTGTTATTAAATACGAGGACCCATGGATCGGAGGTAGTCCAGATGGTTTGGACACCATGGCACGAATTGTCCTGGAGATAAAATGTCCTGCTGCAGGAGAAGAACATGATTTGCACTGGATAATGGCAAACTGCTCATCCACACAGCGATACGTGAAGATTGATGGAGATGCAAAATATTACTTAAATAAGAAACACTCATATTATGCACAATGTCAGGTTAATATGCATATTTTAAACTGTGAAACAACTGATTTCATTGTTTATTCGAAACAAGAGAACGATTTTATTGTCATAGAGGTCGGTTACGATAAAACCTTCGCAGAAGAACTGCTGCATgtcctgaaaaaaaaattatttttcagaaattttGCCAAAACTGTGTAG
- the LOC131688986 gene encoding uncharacterized protein LOC131688986, whose amino-acid sequence MPFLKLPPTSIKIRIQSGCCIIGCHSKRIGNMEKFPQRKTASFGKWSELLGITTEEATNLPLYICRRHFATTDYVTVRSRYLKMNAIPSQNIVRMIKMPYMDRRKVRDLPTLAYLTDHSYCKEDLKPRSNRCCFVPGCSIKSSKGIFLHKFPENKTIAEAWRHAIKSVHKPTQNSFICSQHFHQSDYVSGRNLLKNGAVPCRNLPSTLLEKTQSARSSNNPYLRAFRSFRNPKPTCPYRALDSISDEEVNPVITAQTMSNKSNDDSAATKEDSCRDFPTDTYNNEGCEEKVSFLSELPFYETTERIDQNNNVTDCTNTAEQIDIDRTIRELQQKRKIILSDLLVTDKDLNVWTGMPSMCILEIVCTTVKNLEDNVYKNKYKMHTTDRIILTLSKLKQNVSFAALAALFRISPTTASYYFSYTIQILSEVFSPMIYWPTMEEIRRNMPHCFKQKFGNVRCVLDCTEVGIGCPNCLNCRIACYSNYKHKRTAKFLIGVTPAGLISFCSRAYSGKASDKYIFNNEKFMEKLTRYQDERLRVRVG is encoded by the exons ATGCCATTTTTGAAACTACCACCCACTTCCATAAAGATAAGGATACAATCCGGATGTTGTATAATAGGTTGTCATTCGAAACGCATAGGAAATATGGAAAAGTTTCCTCAGAGAAAAACGGCGTCGTTCGGAAAATGGTCAGAGCTACTGGGAATCACAACTGAGGAAGCAACTAACCTTCCCCTGTATATTTGTCGGAGGCATTTCGCAACAACAGATTACGTAACAG TTCGTTCTCGATATTTGAAAATGAACGCTATTCCCTCCCAGAACATCGTGAGGATGATTAAAATGCCATATATGGATCGAAGGAAAGTGAGGGATTTGCCGACTCTAGCATATCTGACAGATCACAGTTATTGCAAGGAAGACTTGAAACCAAGAAGCAATCGATGTTGTTTTGTGCCAGGATGTTCTATAAAAAGTTCGAAAGGGATATTCTTGCACAAATTTCCAGAGAATAAGACAATAGCGGAGGCCTGGAGACATGCCATCAAATCAGTACACAAACCGACACAGAATTCCTTCATTTGCAGCCAACACTTTCATCAAAGTGATTATGTATCAG GACGAAATTTATTGAAGAATGGTGCTGTGCCTTGCCGCAATTTACCTTCAACACTACTGGAGAAAACTCAATCAGCACGAAGTAGTAATAATCCATATTTGCGAGCATTCAGAAGTTTTCGGAATCCAAAACCTACCTGTCCTTATCGCGCCCTCGATAGTATATCCGACGAGGAAGTGAATCCCGTTATTACAGCACAAACCATGAGCAACAAATCTAACGATGATAGCGCAGCAACAAAGGAAGATAGTTGTCGGGATTTTCCTACAGATACATACAATAACGAAGGATGTGAGGAAAAGGTGTCGTTTTTGTCAGAACTTCCTTTCTACGAAACCACTGAAAGAATCGATCAAAACAATAACGTGACTGACTGCACAAATACTGCAGAACAGATCGATATCGACCGCACTATTCGGGAACTGCAGCAAAAAAGGAAAATTATTCTTAGTGATCTTTTAGTCACGGACAAGGATTTGAACGTGTGGACGGGTATGCCATCAATGTGCATATTGGAAATCGTATGTACGACAGTTAAGAATCTAGAGGACAATGTGTATAAGAACAAGTATAAAATGCACACCACTGACCGAATAATTCTCACACTGTCTAAGCTGaagcaaaatgtatcatttgcaGCGTTAGCTGCACTTTTCAGGATTTCACCAACTACAGCATCATATTATTTTTCATACACTATCCAAATCTTATCAGAAGTATTTAGTCCTATGATTTACTGGCCGACAATGGAGGAAATTCGTAGAAATATGCCACattgtttcaaacaaaaatttggtAATGTTCGATGTGTACTCGACTGCACCGAAGTGGGCATTGGCTGCCCTAACTGTTTGAATTGTAGAATAGCTTGCTATTCTAATTACAAGCACAAGCGAACGGCAAAATTTCTTATCGGCGTTACGCCCGCTGGATTAATAAGTTTTTGCAGTCGAGCGTATTCGGGAAAAGCTTCTGATAAATATATTTTCAACAACGAGAAATTTATGGAAAAGTTGACGAGATACCAGGATGAAAGGCTGAGagtaagagtgggttaa